In one Thermodesulfobium acidiphilum genomic region, the following are encoded:
- the nifU gene encoding Fe-S cluster assembly scaffold protein NifU — MYSEKVMDHFRNPRNVGVIPDADGIGEVGNPRCGDIMKVYIKVKDNIIEDVKYETYGCASAIASSSIASELIKGKTLEEAWNITNKAVAEALDGLPPIKMHCSVLAEEAIHKAINDYRKSHNLELWKERTHAEVIKEHQSKI, encoded by the coding sequence ATGTACAGTGAAAAGGTAATGGATCACTTTAGGAACCCAAGAAATGTAGGAGTAATACCTGATGCTGATGGAATAGGTGAAGTAGGCAATCCCAGATGTGGTGACATAATGAAAGTATATATAAAAGTCAAAGACAATATTATTGAGGACGTGAAGTATGAAACTTATGGCTGTGCATCAGCAATTGCTTCTTCAAGTATTGCGAGCGAATTGATAAAGGGCAAAACTCTTGAAGAGGCGTGGAATATTACAAACAAAGCTGTAGCCGAAGCTTTAGATGGTTTGCCACCTATAAAAATGCACTGTAGTGTCTTGGCTGAAGAAGCTATACATAAGGCTATCAACGATTACCGTAAATCTCATAATCTTGAATTGTGGAAGGAAAGAACACACGCCGAAGTTATAAAAGAGCACCAATCAAAAATATAA